Proteins encoded within one genomic window of Sporolituus thermophilus DSM 23256:
- a CDS encoding cell division protein FtsQ/DivIB, whose product MRTSERVTAARDAKSTTARGFIILLLALLALLTAFLFVNSTYFTVGSVVVQGNKYVAVDDIYRIAGIPERINIFRLHTGDIQERLKNDLRIAEVEVTRQFPTTIIINVKERLPLAYVASSYGFVQIDKQGVVLAAFKNLRQVNVPIITGIRLGNVYVGDRVDALPLQNALAYLAALDEPVLNQLSELNIQSPDQMIAYTVNSVRIRVGKGERLEEKAKLTRDILAEIQQRNMPVDYVDLNFASPFIKFKQ is encoded by the coding sequence TTGCGAACATCGGAAAGGGTCACAGCGGCCCGCGACGCTAAGTCTACGACTGCGCGGGGGTTTATTATTTTGCTGCTGGCGCTATTAGCGCTGCTAACGGCTTTTCTTTTTGTTAACTCCACCTACTTTACCGTTGGTTCTGTAGTTGTACAAGGTAATAAATATGTTGCGGTAGACGACATTTACCGCATTGCCGGTATTCCTGAACGTATTAATATTTTCCGGCTTCATACCGGTGACATTCAGGAACGGTTAAAAAACGACCTCAGGATTGCCGAGGTCGAAGTTACGCGCCAGTTTCCTACTACAATTATTATTAATGTTAAGGAGCGGCTGCCGTTGGCCTATGTAGCCAGTAGCTATGGTTTTGTTCAGATAGACAAGCAGGGCGTAGTGTTGGCTGCGTTTAAAAATCTTCGCCAGGTTAATGTGCCTATTATTACTGGCATACGGCTGGGCAATGTTTATGTTGGCGATCGGGTGGATGCACTACCGCTACAAAACGCTCTCGCTTATCTGGCAGCCCTTGACGAACCGGTCTTGAACCAACTTTCCGAGCTTAATATTCAGTCGCCTGACCAAATGATAGCTTATACGGTGAATTCTGTACGTATCCGGGTGGGCAAAGGCGAGCGTTTAGAAGAAAAGGCCAAACTGACGCGCGACATTCTGGCAGAAATTCAGCAGCGGAACATGCCGGTAGATTATGTGGATCTTAATTTTGCGTCTCCTTTCATCAAATTTAAACAGTAA
- a CDS encoding DUF881 domain-containing protein yields MLQIKQGQVAIALVCVVLGIMLAVQFRTTQDIRSTIPFQRLEDLSQRLIQTEKERDALLKEVHQLRQATGMEAASRETELIKMGAGVVALHGPGIIVTIDDSKRPSKPNENPNLYLIHDDDILKVINELWAAGAEAMSINEQRLIATSEIRCAGPTLSVNNTRYSPPYEIRAIGDPKTLENALRMRGGVVETLQFWGIQVSIKRQDDITIPAYKGTFRFEYAKPVKDGEK; encoded by the coding sequence TTGCTTCAAATTAAGCAAGGCCAGGTCGCTATTGCCCTTGTCTGCGTAGTCCTTGGCATTATGCTTGCGGTACAGTTTCGTACAACCCAGGACATTCGGTCAACCATTCCGTTTCAACGGCTTGAGGACTTGTCGCAACGTCTGATCCAGACGGAAAAGGAGAGGGATGCTTTACTGAAGGAAGTTCATCAGCTCCGTCAAGCTACCGGGATGGAGGCCGCTTCCCGCGAAACAGAACTTATTAAGATGGGCGCAGGGGTAGTCGCGCTACACGGTCCTGGCATCATCGTAACTATTGACGATAGCAAGCGTCCGAGTAAACCTAATGAAAACCCGAATCTTTACTTAATTCATGATGACGATATTTTGAAAGTGATCAATGAATTATGGGCAGCGGGGGCCGAGGCCATGTCGATTAATGAACAACGGCTGATTGCCACTTCGGAAATTCGTTGCGCCGGGCCAACCTTATCGGTAAACAATACCCGTTACTCGCCCCCTTATGAAATTCGTGCTATTGGTGATCCCAAAACACTGGAGAATGCTCTTAGAATGCGGGGAGGAGTTGTAGAAACACTGCAATTTTGGGGGATACAGGTTTCGATTAAACGGCAGGATGACATTACTATTCCCGCTTATAAAGGGACTTTTCGCTTCGAATACGCGAAACCGGTAAAGGACGGTGAAAAATAA
- the ftsA gene encoding cell division protein FtsA yields the protein MDRRRVMGVDLGTNAVKAFAATIDDLGRVEIAGSGLAPATGYKKGILTDPHAAASAIRQAVDCALLAANFRMQPIWLGVGGVGIRFYNARGIIAPASSSGINSKDIDRACQAARLTAGCEGQQILHALPNLYWVDGRQQRESPVGQAGCRLEVEVHFVTASKDFLDELLAHVKQNSLCVAGVVANPVAAAIALAPAPGERVLILDIGAGTTEIALVYEGLTVVSASLPLGGDYITGDIAYAAGVSFTHAEEIKRYYARLGGQLIRQDAIVDFSDFGITNKFISYGFLHKIVQTRVDEIFSLVYDYIRPALQDYPVDEIALTGGSAHLPSVVQAAKTIFQLPVRIRQPKGLAAEYNHPANTVCFGIVHYAARQASFIETTRTWSWRGLWRKIAEHF from the coding sequence ATGGACAGAAGACGTGTCATGGGGGTTGATTTGGGGACAAACGCCGTTAAAGCGTTTGCTGCCACGATTGATGATTTAGGTCGCGTTGAAATAGCCGGAAGTGGTTTAGCACCCGCAACCGGTTATAAAAAAGGTATCCTAACAGACCCCCACGCGGCAGCGTCAGCTATCCGGCAAGCCGTTGACTGTGCGCTTCTCGCTGCAAACTTCCGTATGCAGCCCATTTGGCTGGGCGTCGGCGGAGTTGGCATACGGTTTTACAATGCACGCGGCATCATCGCACCAGCATCGTCCTCAGGCATAAATTCCAAAGATATTGACCGCGCCTGTCAGGCGGCCAGATTGACCGCTGGATGCGAGGGACAACAGATATTACATGCCTTGCCTAATCTCTATTGGGTTGATGGACGTCAGCAGCGGGAAAGTCCTGTGGGGCAGGCGGGCTGTCGTTTGGAAGTAGAGGTTCATTTTGTGACCGCGTCTAAAGATTTTTTGGACGAACTGCTGGCGCATGTAAAGCAGAACAGCCTCTGTGTAGCCGGAGTGGTTGCTAATCCCGTTGCTGCCGCTATTGCATTGGCGCCGGCCCCTGGTGAACGAGTACTGATTTTGGACATCGGGGCGGGGACTACCGAAATTGCCTTGGTATACGAAGGGCTTACGGTTGTTTCGGCTTCTCTCCCGCTTGGGGGCGATTACATTACCGGGGACATTGCCTACGCGGCCGGCGTAAGCTTTACGCACGCCGAGGAAATTAAACGCTATTATGCCAGACTGGGTGGGCAGCTAATCCGCCAAGACGCTATTGTGGACTTTAGTGATTTTGGTATAACCAATAAGTTTATTTCCTACGGTTTTTTACATAAAATTGTACAAACACGGGTAGATGAAATTTTTTCTTTAGTATATGATTATATCAGGCCTGCTTTACAGGATTATCCTGTCGATGAAATTGCGCTTACCGGCGGTTCGGCTCATTTACCGAGCGTAGTACAGGCAGCCAAAACCATATTTCAGTTACCTGTGCGTATCCGGCAGCCTAAAGGGTTAGCTGCGGAATATAATCATCCGGCCAACACGGTCTGTTTCGGCATTGTCCATTACGCGGCGCGGCAAGCGTCATTTATTGAGACAACTAGGACCTGGTCGTGGCGGGGATTATGGCGGAAAATAGCTGAGCATTTTTGA